A segment of the Plasmodium cynomolgi strain B DNA, scaffold: 1433, whole genome shotgun sequence genome:
TTTTCTGCCCCCATGTTTCTCCATAGCCGTTTAAAGTAGCACCTACGGCATCCTGTCTACTGTCGCCATGACCCAAGCTGCCATCATGATCGTGAGAGAAAATGCTCTCGAAAAAATTCATccagtttattttatttttgacatgGACACTTAGCTGGTATCCGTCCTTCACGaggaaaatttgcaaaaaatctATTCTCATATATTCATacagttcgttttttttttttttccactgtgGTATATTCTTTGCTATATAAAAGGTATTCGAAAAGTAGCACGTCCTTTACAGCTTCACAATGCTTATTCTGTATGGGGCACATGAGGGGGTTATTTCCACTGTAATTCAGTTGGTTATGTCCAATTGCGCATTCGTATAGCATAAATCGAATCATGTCCACATTGTTATTTGCGCATGCGATATGTGTACGTATTACATGGTGGTAAGGGTTGCGAACTTGCTAAAAAGTGGTGTGGCATCAAGAGGGGGtgcgcttctccttttcttttgacAAGCGCGGGGTGCGTCTTAATGGGAGCCTTGGGCGAGGGCCTCAAAAATAGCATTGAAAGTCCCAGCATGGCTCATCCGCGCGTTGCACATAAACGACATGATTGTTGCTAATCGGCCACTGCCTCAATTTGTCCGCCCTAATTTTTCAGCATGTTTC
Coding sequences within it:
- a CDS encoding hypothetical protein (putative), which produces MRIDFLQIFLVKDGYQLSVHVKNKINWMNFFESIFSHDHDGSLGHGDSRQDAV